TTTTTACCCCTGTCGCTTTGAATTGACAATTTCACGTAGCCGCCTCGCGGGAAATCCCTGTACAGGTAATTGCCCAGCTTGCAGAATAGCTCAGCATAGGCCTTGTTAACATTGATCTGCGGGATCAGCAACAAAGTGTAAACCACAATAAAGATCAAAACCGATAGAAGTGCTTTTCTTGTTGTTATCATACTATTTTGGGTTTATTTACAACATAGCTCAGCCACAAAAACCAGAGCATCACAGCAATAAGGATAAAAGCCACTTGCCACACAGCCAGATGCATGGCTTCGAAGTAATCAGGATAATAAATGCCCATCAGATAAAGAGAGGCAATGCGAATGATGTTGAGCGCAAATAGAATTGTTAACCCAAAACCAAGACCGGCAAGCTTTTGTTTGATCAATGCAGGAAATGCAAGAATACCCACAATAAAAATAGCCATTGGCTCGGCAGCATCACATCCTTTTTTCACACTCACCGAAAATGCTGAAGAGGAAATCATATCTGCGCTTACCTCGTTTGAAAACCCGATTATTGATAGGAAGTGCCCCGACAAGCGTGCATAAAAGTTGACCAGAGGGGTGAAAATGACATTTTCAATCAACGGCTGACGGTACAAGAAATAAAACAGAATGATGAACAACGCAACCAGCCCCACAAAAGAAAAGACTGGATATTGCCGGTAAAACTGTCCTGGTAAAATCAATAAATTTTGTTTCATGTCGGCCTCTGGTAAATTAGGTTAAACATAATAAGATCAGGATTTTCTTAAAATTCCCAGATGAATCATATAGGCTATAATCCCCGCACTAACAAATGTACCAAGCGGATCCGCCGCAGTGATTTCCCCTGCAACAAGATAGGTTAAACCGAGGAAGACCAGCCCTGCAAGAAGGGTAAAACCAAACACTTTCGCATACAACTGTTTATTGAAAAGCATTAATTGTGTTCCGCCAGCTTCTTCAACGCCACCGGCCAGCGCCAATGCTGTTTGCCTTTTGTACACGAAAACCATACCTACCGCAAGTAACAGAAGTAGAAGAATAATGACACCCCATTCTGAGAGGGTGGGGATGGCATTTTCTTGATTTTTTGACATTACGACTCTATCATCAATACCACAATCTCCGCCGGCTTCAAATGTAATTGTTGAAAATTCACTGGGAAGGTTTTGTATAACTAGACGACCGGTTTCATTTCCAAAGTTGATAGAAATAACCTGGATATCCGTGTCCTGTAATAACTCCGACAATAAAGTTGCCATTTCTGATGTAACTTGTGAACCAGTCTTTCCAAATGTAGCAATATCGGCAGAAACTTCGTAAGCATCAAGACTCACATATGCAGAGCCGTCGGAGCAGCTCCCCGTGCCACTTAAGTCAAGACTTACTCTTAAATTGCCATCATCTAGATTACTCGGATTAATTGTCTTTCTCTGCCCTGTACCATCAGTTATATCAATTTCAGTCATGTCATTACCACCTGTTGTTGTGATTTGTACTGTACCAGTTCCTGCTATAGCTACTGCTGAAACCCCTGGACATTGATTGCTAATATCCTGTGCAAGTTGATTTGCCTTATCTGTTGCGGTTGTTCCATTTGGATGTGTTACGTTTGTTTGAATGTTACATCTTGTCCCATTTGAAAAACGTATAGTTGCAGTAATTTGTCCTTGCCTTTGCGCATTATTTAAAAATGTTACCCTTCCTTCATTAGCTAAAACAATGGTTGAAATGCAAAGAAACAGCATCAAAGCTGAGGATATAAATAATACATTTTTTTTCATTTTCTAATCTCCTATTTTTTAAATAAACTATTTCTTAAAGTTTTGATTTTTAAACAATTTTCATCACTTAAGACAGATATTCCAATTTTTACTTATTAAGTGATTCGGATTGATCCGATACTGATTGGTTAGAATTTCAGAATTTGGCTCATCTCTGATTGATTTTCTTGAATTTTGTTTTCTCATTTTTAGGTTAATCTTTTATAGGATTTCAAAATATTTCGAAAAATAAGATAATTAATAATACCATGCAAATTTTTTCAATTCAGGTACTATTTCAATTATCTTTCGAACATGTTGTCTAGTAGTCATTTTTATTGATGATTCATAATATTGAGTGGGTTTTTCACATATATAGAAAAATCACTTTTTCTAGTTCTGAAAGAAAAACTTCAGGCTAAATTCTCTCCCAATCAAAGTGGGAGAGAATCTATCATGAAGTAAGATATGAACTAATTGATGACCAACTTCCTTAGAATGACATCATGAAAAGCTGTTATTATAATTAGATAAATACCATTCGGCTGATTCGAAATGTCAATGTTTGCCGGCAGGTTGACTTGTTTTTCAAATACTTCATTTCCGACTGCATTGACGATAACGATACTGCATTCTCCCTGCAATCCGGAAATAGTAAAGGTTCCTTTAGACGGATTCGGGTAGATTTTTATTGAACGTTGTGCGATCAGCACTTCTCCGGTCGAGCCAACTTTGATATCAGTAACCGCCGACAGTCCATGGGTTTCAAATAAGCCGGAATGGTTCAGTTGCTCTTCCCATTTTACTTCAAGATCGAATACTTCACCAGTGCTTTGACGGAAACATTTCAAGGTGACCGGTTCTTCTTCAAGATACCCTTCTATGATTTCGGTGGTTGGATCGTCGCCGAAGAGGATCAAAACCACTTCATCGCCAAAATCTCCAACAACTGATGCACCAACACACAATCCTGTGGAATTGAAAGCAGCGATCATATCACCCGGTTCAAGCACTTTCAGGCATTCGGCGGTGAATGCAACCAAATGAGTGTACGGAGTCCTGATGATTTCATTCCATGGAGTTTCCAAAATCAATTCGGGAGGTTCAACAATGCCTGAAGAGGTACTTTTAGCATAGGATATTGTACCGGACTGGGTTGTATACACAAAATAGGACTTTCCGGTATTGAGTGTCTGTAGGGTTGCAATATTGTAATTCGGCCAGAGAATCTCAGCATTGGCAACACCCTTGGCGACGACAAATCCGGGCAGACTTCCCAAAAGTGCCGGGGCCGATGATTGGGTAAATACAGGGATAAGGTTCCAACCCTGGTTCAAAACAACTGACCGGCTGTCGAGTTGTTCGCCGGTAACACTCAGTGCCACATCTTCCGTAACCTTGATCACATATCCGTTATAGGCATCCCAGTGTCCGATAGTATTCACATTCTGTCCGGGCCAGTAAACACCTCCCAGGTTGAAGAGGATGATCAGTTCATCTTCAACCGGAGCGAACATCTCCGGCAAGGTATCAGGAACAGGAACAATAAAAGTGGAAACGCCACTCCATCCTTCCGGAATGCTCAGATCATGGCGTGGAATCAGTACCTTGATATAGCCTGTCTTAAGCTCTGTTTTGTATGCATACCTGTCTTGTACTGTAAACGAAACATCATAAGTTCCCGTGTCAGGATAAATATGTGTCGGGTTATGAGCCGTATCCGTCTGACTATCGCCAAATGCCCAGAAATAATTGAGTGGAGGCAATGCAGTGCTTGAACTGTCGCTGAAAGTTACCGTCAATGGTTTCCAGCCTTCGACGGGATCGCCACTGAAATCAACATCAATATACTGATACTGGGCGCCAACCAGGTAAGTGTAATTGTTTGTCAAAAGGCAGGGAGAGGCCTGGTCGAGATGGAAGTCTTTATTGAGTTCATCATGAAAAAGCGGATCATTCTGAAAATTGGTTGACGAAAGTCCATAAACATCCTGATTGCAGCCGGTTATCCCATTTGGCCAGAAATCATTGGTTTCGAATACCAGGTGGAACGGAACCCTGGAGGCAATGGAGTCGAGGTTACAAAACACACTTCCGATGTTGTAGGAAATGATTGGGCCATGGTGCATTTTTACCTGACCTATTTCAGCCCGGTTTGCTGCCAGTGAATCATATTCGATATCAATATGTCCGTCACTGAACGTATTATGATCCACAAACACATTGTCGTTGAAACCCATCTGGGTTGTGTCGTTGTATCTCATCTTGATTCCCATAGCAATACTGTCGAAGATGTTTCCATAGATGAAAGCACTGCCGTTGTTTATGGTAATGGCGGTGTCGGCAGCAGTAAGTCTGAGGCCTGCAATAATGGTGCGGTCGTCGGTGCTGTCCAATTGGAGGATGTTGGTTTCCGGAACAGCCCTGAGTATGGTTTCGGGGGTCAGGTTCAGGTTAAGTGAATCTTCTTTGAAAGCCAGCCCTGTCAGGAACACACCGCTTTTTACGTTGATCGGGAATGTTTCGGATTGGGAACTGTAGTTCTTTCTGACTTTAATGATATCGCCATAAATTGCAGCATTCATTGCTGCGGTGATTGTAGAAAAATCATCAGGAACCCAATAGGTGGTGTCGCCAACCACGGTGTTGCCCGGATCGGGATTCCAGCCCATACTGTTGCAGGGGGAATTAATATCAAGGTTAAAATTGTCGTTTTCAGGATCAACAAATAATGGATTGACAGAGATGTTTCCATCGCTGCCTGTAGGTTCTGTGCGGAACCCACCATATCTCTTCCCCGTTGTGTTCCACACATTATTTTCGGTGATCTCCAGTTTGGATAAACCGGTTGATGAAACTGTATCCACATAAATTGAATAAGCTTCGAAACTGCCTACATGATCAAAAACATTTTTCGATAGAATACAACTATCCGAAAGGGCTTCAGCATAAAAATCATCTCCCACACCCATGGCCTGCTGGTTGACTCTCGATAGTGACCTGATGCCTTTATTTTCAGTCAGCGTATTTTGTTTTAAAACCGTTTTCCCTCCCATAATGCCAATTCCACCGGCATTTCCGAAAGAGAAATTATCAATGATCCAGTTATTATTGATTTGTGTATTGGATGAATCGAGGGCAAGCCCACCTCCAAAGCCTGTTTCCGGCTTGAGTTTATCTTTTTCAATGCCTGAATAATTGTTCTGGATGATATTACCGGTGAGGATACTTTTTGATTTCCAGCTATAGAAACCGCCACCATAAGTGCCGGCCACATTACTATGAAACTCGGGTGCACCGCCAATGATGTTATTTTCGATCAGGAGGATATTGTCATGATTTACAACAGCAATTCCACCCCCTTTATCCGCCAGATTACCGATGATGAAATTTTTCTGGTCTCCCTCTTTTGTCTCAGATTCTCCGATATGCACCATGGTTCCTGCATTTTTAACATAAATGCCTCCACCTTTCTCCGTTGCATAATTGGCAACAAACGGACTGCTGCCGCCAATGAGGTTCCCCAGCACTCTTGTTTCTGCCGTATCAACCACAGCGAGGAAGCCGCCGTTAATGGTGATCAGGGTGTCTGTTTCCCTGACGATTGCTTTGTACAGATCCTT
This DNA window, taken from Bacteroidales bacterium, encodes the following:
- a CDS encoding archaeosortase/exosortase family protein; the protein is MKQNLLILPGQFYRQYPVFSFVGLVALFIILFYFLYRQPLIENVIFTPLVNFYARLSGHFLSIIGFSNEVSADMISSSAFSVSVKKGCDAAEPMAIFIVGILAFPALIKQKLAGLGFGLTILFALNIIRIASLYLMGIYYPDYFEAMHLAVWQVAFILIAVMLWFLWLSYVVNKPKIV